DNA from Elaeis guineensis isolate ETL-2024a chromosome 2, EG11, whole genome shotgun sequence:
CGTTTCGTTGTATGTCACTTGAAGCTAATATGGTCTGAGAGGGCATGGGTTCGAATCCCACTTTTAATAGCATATGAAGCATGGCAATCTTTCACTTCAACCATGCCTAGATTCCTCCTTTCCATTTCGATTGATGGTGCAGTACTGCAGTTAGTGTGCTATAGACTTTATACATCTCGTAAACTTTTCTCCTACTAGTCCTCATTACGGCAAATGCATGGTGAGGAAGAACGAAAAACTGACAAGTTCTTCTTTCAGTGTATGCTGCTACTTTCTTATAGAAATGCGAGTTCTTCGTTCGCTAATTTCTTTTCTTTGTAAGAGGAAAATCCTTATAATTTTTTGCACCTATTTTTGTTCTTGACTATGTTTGATTTTTCTAACAATGCAATGTGGCAGTTTTCCCTGTTATGTTTAAACTCGTATTGGTTTTCTTTAACATTTCATGAAGCAAGACTACTTTTGTCATGACACAGGACCTCATCTAAAAAGGTATTATTCGGGTTCTTTGGTCCTGTATAAGTACTCAAGATCTTCCTAACGAATAATTGATGTGGAACTAAATATATGCCTGCATGGATTTTCACATACTCCCCCCATTTTAAGCTTCGGTGTCCTTGCCAGGCTAAGGTTCCAAATTCATATATCTATTCATAAACACCTCAATCGGCCCATGATCAGCCCCAGTGAACTCGTACTGCAGTATCTCCTAGTTCATATAGATTATGAGCTGGATCAACTCTGCTACCAATTGTAACAACCCAGAACCTCACCCAAAAAGATGAGCCGATATATATTATGTGGGTTCTTTTGTCTTCTATAAGTACCTAAGATCTTTTCAGCAAATAACCGATGCGGGACTGAATACACCAATGCACGAGTCCTCACAACTTTGTTGCACATTTGCCGCTCTTGTTGATGTCTTTGCAGATTTATTTTCATTTCCAAACCTATGTTAAGTAACATGCTAGTTCTTGCAAGCATTTTCTATTTTCACTTTTTGTTCTTATTGCCCAGATTTCTCATCAAAGAGTGGATGGCAACACGGGCAGtatattttttcacatattagcagCAGGTAGCTTCAACTTTAGGTAGCAACATGGGTCCTTTCCCCTGGGAATGTTTGTTCTAATTTTCTTCTTACCTGTAGCAAGACTGAATTTTTTCCTCGGGAAAAAAAGAAATTTCAATATCATAAGAAAAGAAATGTTAAATGCAAGGTTTGCCGTCTTGATACACGACCCTGCACTATCCTATAACAGTATCGGTACACAGTATGATACGAGGCAGTGAGACATATGGAATGTTGGTAGGGTATGAGACTGGATAGCAGTTTGGTATTGGTATGGGATAAATGTCCAAGAACTTTGATATTCTTTGGATGTCTAGATCATGGCACTTTGATATTCTTTGGATGTCTAGATCATGGCACTTCTGTTACTTCTCACATCCAAGAACTTTGAAATCTAAACTATGATATTCTTTGGATGTCTAGATCATGGAACTTCTGTTTTTCACTATGTCTAATCACTTTAGTTTTGCAAGTTCTGCTAATGTCATGATATGAAAGCCAAATCAGTGGCATTTTGATTGACAATGCTTGCTCTACACTTCAACTTTTTCTAACGGGCCCCAATTATAGTTTACATGTTCAGCATATTCTCAGCTAGATTTGTGCTATCAATAGTTCTAATTTGTCCTTTCTTCTGCTCTAGTTGTTTACTATAATTGGCCTTATGATCAGACACCTCTTCAAACAGAGAAGTTGATGATACTTATACCGGTGGTTTGTGAAATGTACATGCTTCACTTTCCCAAACATCTATATCACACCTTGAAAGAATTTTAAATATAGTTTAATTTAAGTAGTAAGCCTCATTATCAGATGCATGACAGGTCCTTTAGACATATGTGGGGATATATGGATAGAAATATAGGAAGCTATCCCAATCTGCCTCATCCATCTTTCCAACCTTACGCATCAGGCAGTCAGCACCCTGAAAGCAATGCTGCATATTTTTCGTGGCCAACATCGACCCAACTGCATGGTGCTGCTGAAGATCGAGCAAACTATTTCAGAAACCTCCAGAAGGGAGTTTTGACAGGAAATCTTGACAGGTTGCCAATTGGGAAGCAAGCCACCACATTGCTTGACTTAATGACTATAAGAGCATGCCATAGCAAGATTTTACACCGTTATAGTCTTGGCACAGCAGTAGGATTTCGAATTAGGAATGGAGCACTGACTGACATACCTGCTGTTCTTGTTTTTGTGGCTCGAAAAGTTCACAGACAATGGCTCAGTCATATCCAGTGTTTACCAAGAGCCCTTGAGGTAGGAGGTATTCTGCATTTTCTGTGATGTCCATGATGATGAGTTAGTTGAACTGTGCTGTATTTCAAATGCATCATCAGCTATCCCTCTTGTTTTCTGAGCAGGGTCCAGCGGGTATATGGTGTGATGTGGATGTTGTTGAATTTTCTTATTATGGTGCACCAGCACCAGCTCCTAAAGAACAACTGTACACTGAACTTGTGGATGAATTATGTGGAGCTGATTCATGTATAGGATCTGGATCTCAGGTATAATCACACACCTTGTTTTTTAAGAATTCTAATTTACCTTGCTTTGTTTGAATCTTCTATAGTTTATCAGATTGACTTAGCTTACCTGTGAGTGCATTTTAAGACAAGTTCATTTTTTAATAACATTACATTAATTACATGATTTTgttctagatcatatctatgctAATTGACATGAAGATCTGCTGGTGGATTTCCTAAATCCTAAATACCTCAACACTATTAAACTTTGTGTTGGTATATTTAGGTGGCATTTGATGACCCAAATGGGATTGCTTTGGTGATCATAGATTACTATTGTTCCATATCCCAGGGTAATTTGATCCCTGATGACTGTTCTGGTGATTCAAGATCCCTGGTTATCCATAAGTAATTTGTTTGATATTTCATGGGAGTCCAAAATCACTAACCATACATTACCAAAACTATCCctaatatattccataaaaatatatttattaatcatataaaaatatattattgtaAATTGTTAATGTAGTGATCAATATATTTCATAATAATATATTGATTAATTCCACAAATTATTattcttataaaaatatattatttttattatggaattaatatttttatttatacttataatacatTATCatgttaatattattatttatttttagttaGAAAAATAAGGCAGACAGAAGcaatatatcaaataattttataatataaatataaagtacaacAATATCATTTCCTATAACCTAGATGGAGTATGTCCCAATCTTTAACATGGAATATAAGGAAAGGATGTTGACTCAAATAATATTCTAGTTTTCCTTTTTGAGAAATACAGTTGGAACACCACTTTTGGGTCCAAACCTAAAACTTCTCCTTGGCAGTTGTTTCGAGGAAAATGGTACCAACTAGCAGACCCAAGCCTATTTATAGTGCTTTTGCAAGATAAGCTAAGCAATTTGTATGCATCTTCTACGAAGGTCAATGCCTCCTTGAATTGttgatccatattttttggtttgcCCTGTTGGGTTAATTTGGAATTGCCTCAAAGCATCACTTTTGACTATTATTAAGCATAAGACTTTCTTGATTCAGGTGCCAAAGATCTTACTAAACAGAGATGTAAAATTTGTTCACACGGGGTGGGGGCTTTTGTGTTATGACAAGAGTCTAGATCTATGTCCACCAAGCAAATCAGGAAACAAATTTACATGTCCGCCTTCAAGCACTTCACCTTCGTCATCCCCAACCCGCCTCTGCCTCGGCGCTTCCCCTTGGGTGAGTAATATAAAAGCCTTCTGCTACCTTTCAGCTGGTGTTGATGGATTGTTGGTGTCCACTTCACTTTGTGGAAGTAGTTTTTTGAAGCAAAATTCACTTCTAGAACTACTCCTAGTTTGAGGGTTCGAAGAAAGGGGTAATGTGAAGTAACAATCCTTTCTTTTCCACAAAAACAATAGTTCTATCTCTTGTTGGAATCATTTCATGAGTTCACGtggttttcttataatcaaatttACATAgaattctgatttttttttttctgattccaACTCATTCTATGGTTTCTGGTGTAGTGCTTTCTTGGGAGTGTCAATAACATGATTGGACtagttttggggcaaaatttgcTCCTAGAATCATTGGGTGCGTTTGGTTTGCAATCAGAGttggaatcaaaatcagaattggaatggccATATCCCCCGACATGTTTGGTTTGTGACTAGAATTGAAATGAAATTTAAATCCTAAGAGAGAGTAGGGATTGGGTTTTGGGAGATTGGGGCTTTTCTATTTTTTCCTAGAATCGGAATGAAAAtaagactcctcccaaccaaatggctGAAATGGGAGCTAGTCATTCCCATTTTAGGgcatgtttggttgggaggagtttgactctggAATGGGAGTGGGAATGAGTAACTCCTATTCTAGCCATTTGGTTAGTTGGGGGAGTCCCATTCccattttgattttagggaggaaAGGAATGTCCTAATCTTTCAAAATCCAATCCCTACTTTCTCCTAGTATTCAAATCCCATTCTGATTCTATTTCAATTCAATTACGAACCAAACACATTGGGAGATAATATGTTCATAGATGGAGGCTATCAGAGAAAGCTTTACTAATGGTGGAAGAGTACAAACATGAGAAGGAATCCTGATATAAATGCCTCGGTCTGGCTACCTCTCAAAATCCCCAAAGAATGCAATGATCCTCAAAACcctaaaatgggcaaaaatatACATGTAAGGACACCTCCAAAATCCCTACCACTCTCCTCTCCCCTAGCTCCCCACCACATTGTTGTCACTGCCGCCTTCACCATAGTTACACCACCATGATCATCATTATCTTTGCCATATTATCGATGCCTCCACCACCATCACTATTGTTATCGTTGTCTCTATAACACTGTCACCACCTCTGCCACACTACTACCTTGACCATCAACACTAGTGCTAGCTCCACTACCCTTACTAGCATGATCACCACCTCTGCCATCATTGCCATGTTTATATTTTTAAAGATAATTAACTATACCAAAcatgtttatattttttaaattttagaaacatacataaaaagaaaattctattttttatttttgaaaatggaAAAATAAAAGTGATGCTAAATGACGTTTTAATTGTACAGGATTAAGTAGATTCTTTTACGAGGGATTGAGTAGGCTTTGATAGAAACCTCACCCTTGCTCCTTTGGCAAGTGTGCATCTTATCTTTTGGTGATTGCAGCGTGGAAGACTTAGCTAGAGTTATTAAAAATAGAAAAAGCATCTGAGTTTCTCATTTACTCGCCAATAAGACTTAAAGGCTGAAAGTTTGTCTCAGTTATGGATAGATGGTTTGACTTTGTCTCTTATAATTTATGTCAGACGAGAGGAGTCTGATATTGCCTAACAAAATAAGTACCATATTGCTCCATCAACGAGAGGAATCAAATGTGCACCTATATTGCTTGCTAAAAATAATTGCCATTTGCTCCTATTTATTATCCATTATTCATGCAAATTAATGTTATACATAGGTTTCAGCTTTGCCAAAGGAATAGAAGCACAATGGCAATAGGTGCCCGTGAATTGGGACTTGCTCTAGTGGCATACCCAAGGTTTGTTGGACTGGTACTAGAGCTCATACTAGCCAGCGACCAATTTGATATGGTGCATACTTGTACTGTATTGAGCCTGGCATACGGAACTAGGGAGAGGGAGggcgaggggggggggggggagagagagagaggttgggctTACCTAGGTGTTGGTCGGTGTCAATTAGTGTCAAAGAGGAGCGATATGAGTAATTGAGTGAGAAGACAAGTGCATGCGGTGGAGGGTGGAGCTTCGAAGATTCGATCATGCaggggagagagatcagagggtcGGAGGGCTTGGGGGGTTTAAGGAGGGCAAGAGCTTTGCTGCATGGATTCTTATGCTGCAAAACTTGTAGGATGTAGCATTTGCTCTATTGTTTAGTCCTTGGCAGGGCAGAAACCCAAAGAATAGGGGCCAAGTGTTGACCAGTAGAAAAGAGCCACATTTTACAAAAGAATGTGACTCTAGAGATGAATTTATTCCTGATTGTAGTATCTTTGAACTCTTGGATGAAATCATATATCTTGTATCCTTAACATCCATGACCTGATAGTCTTCCATTTAGCTGCTTTGCTCTCTTTTTGTGTTCCTTTTtagcttgcttctttttctgtTCTGATTATTTTGATCTGATGCGTAGGTAGCATGCCAACAGACATGTGGAACGCTGGGTGCAATTGTGAAGAGCCAAACAGGCAATAGACAAGTAGGTTTTCTCACAAATTGGCATGTGGCAGTTGATTTGGATTACCCTCACCAGAAGATGTTTCATCCTTTACCTCCCAACCATGGACCTGGAGTATACCTAGGTTATGTGGAGAGGGCAACATCTTTCACCACAGATGATGTGTGGTATGGGACATATGCTTCAACGAACCCAGGTAAATATAATTGAAGATAATTAGTGCTTTGTACATGATTATGTATCCATATAGGATATCAAACTTGCCATAAGGTTTATGACATCAGTGGAACACGTTCATTCATCCCAAAATTTTATTGCAAAGCAAGTGCTTTAATATTTAGGACACTGATTTTGCCAGGCGCTTCATCTGAAAACCTAATAACAGCCTGAAGAAATATTTTGAACTGTTTGACTAGTCATATTTTTAGACAATAAAGTTTCTTTGTACCGACCTTTAAAGTTTATTTGCCTGGTCATCAGAAATTTCCTTTTGAATGTCTTGTACAATGACATATATTCAAGTAACTAATCATGCCTAGGCGCTCCATATCCATTGATAAACAATACTGCATTTATAGCACCCATTATGAGTGCCAGTAAGTTGGTTGGCAGTTCATTGTAACAGGAATTCGTAACCAAGCAGCAACATCTTTGTGAAAGTtggtcactttttttttttttttgaggccgCAATGGCTTTTGCTAATGAATTCTTGAATGAGGTTCTGATCCTCAAACATACATTTTACCTTTTGATGCACCTGCAGAGACTTTTGTTCGGGTTGATGGGGCGTTTATCCCCTTTGCAGATAGCTTCGACATATCTAATGTCATGACTGCAGTGAAAGGAGTTGGCGAGATTGGAGATGTCAAGGCTGTAGACTTGAAATCTCAAATCAACAGCCTCATTGGGAAGCATGTGGTGAAGGTGGGCAGAAGCTCTGGTCTAACTACAGGGACTATAATGGCTTATGCTTTTGAATAtaatgatgaaaaaggaatatgcTTTTTCACTGATTTTCTTGTTGTGGGTGAGAACCAACAAACCTTTGATCTCGAAGGTGATAGTGGAAGCCTCATCATTTTGATGGGAGAGGATGGTGAGAAACCGCGACCTATAGGGTTCATATGGGGTGGGACAGCTAATCGTGGGAGATTAAAGCTCAAAAGTGGTCATGATCTAGAGAACTGGACAAGTGGAGTTGATCTAGGTCGGCTTCTTGATTTATTGGAACTTGATCTTATCACGACCAGTGCAGGACTCCAAGGTTTGTGTTTTTCTTGACTTTGGACATACCAGTCTTatgtttccttctctctctcccctccctttCCAAATTTATATGACAATCTGCTGACTTTTACTTTGGTTGTAAATTCTCTGTGAATAAAGAAGCGGTACGGAAGCAAAGGAGGGGTTTCCGAGCTGGTTTTGATTCTACTGTTGGAGAGCCATCTCCTCTAGAGTGCAGCCTACCAAAGGATAAGAATGAGGAGATCTCTGAGGCTCTATGTCAGAACATCCAACAAGGACCTCATCTTGGAAATGTTGAATTCCATGTTGACATGGTTGAGGTTGCAAACAATGTGAAGGAGTATCAGTTCATTCCAAACTTTGACACGTGCCCCATGCATCACAACCAAGAAGCCAGCCATGAATCAAGGACTCCCTCTCCACTGGTGGACTTATCAGATGAAGATCTCTGCGTTTCTTTGCACTTGGGGGATCGAGAACCTAGGACGAAGCATTCTGATCCAGCCCCAACTGAAGAATCGCCAAAATAAGAACCGTTCTCCATCATTAAGGACCTGCCTGCCTCATCTTTATTGTCAAGCAGTCCCTGAGGTATCTTGGTTTTGCACTCCGCAGCAATGGTAATGGATAGAGCAATGGAAACTCTTAAATTCAGTATAAGATGGAGAGCTTACTATTTACCATAGCAGCCTGTGGAGAGTCATGACCAAATTTGGACTGGCAAAGAAAATTTCATCTCTGGCAATCATCTGCTAGAATTCTTGAAGTGGCTCTGTGCAGAGGGGCATTGACACAATTTTGTTGTCCTGCAGTTCTACATTCTCAAAGCAACTCAAAAATGTTACACGAGGGTATGTACCATAGAAGATATGTCGAGGCCATAGTTCTAGTAATGCTTGGTATAGTGCAAGCATCATTTGGACATATGCACACTCATCCTTGGCATGATCTATTAATCAAATCATATTTCTGGAGTATAAGCTTACGTTTTATTTTAAGATCCAAAATGTGTGGTTCCACTCCAGTGCAACAATTCTGGAAGTCATTGTGTAAAGATCAATGATGCCATGCATGCTCATTTCGCACTACGTTGAGTTACATTGCAGGGTTGTGAACAAACTATAATGAACCTCTTTCTGAAGCATGCATTTCACGTTTCACACCAGAGACGGGGAACAAACGAAAACAAGAGAGGGGAAAAAGAACTTcggcatgagaaaaaaaaggagagacagAGAGTATCCCTATAGAGAGATTAACATGATGGATTAGGGAAGAAAACTCTTCTTGTTTCTGTCCAAATAAGAAATTTTAACTTGATGGAACCAGTGATTTCAGCTTTCTCTCTGCATTTCTCTTGATCCAGATGGGGTGAAGTAAATAGAGATTGTTTGGGGGCTTTAAGAAGATAAAACAAACATTCCCTTTGAGCCGGTGGGGTTTAGAATTTAGGTTGCGTTTGATGCATCATCAGGCAATCTCGAAAGGTAATGTAGATTGCCTTCAAGATGGATTGCATCATCAGAATTTCATATTGTGTTTGGTACACACAAATAATGCAatagtaaaattactgaaaatcttaattgatatttttggtataacaatcagattatcagtaatataaaatcaaattttcaaaatatcttcaataatttTGTCCTactgttcttcttttcttgataAAAAGTAATGGGAGTGGTGTGAGTGTGGTGGTGGCGTGGAGAAGTGACAGACTGAGGGGTGTGAGGAACCGTGGGCATTGAGGCGGTGGGGAGGAGGCGAGCGTGTGTGGAGCTGTGGGCGTGGTGGAGACGGGCAATGAGGAGCCACAGGGAAGATGGGGGATAAAGGCAGAGGAGCCGCAAGCATACAAAGAGATGGAGGAGCCGTGGGCCAAAGGTACACGCGGAGGGGAATGGGGGCAAGGGGGAAGGGTGGGCAATCAGTTTTGTatgaattttttgagaataatttTGTCCAACATTTTTATTGCAATATCGCCAAAGAAGTGATAATTTGGATAGCCATTGCTCCACAAGGCAATCCGTCTTTTATAAGACAATCTGGATTGTCTTCTATAAAGCAATTTAGATCGTCCAGACAATCTGGATtactatccaaaaaaatataCTAAATACAGTGATTTAGATTACCACATTAAATTATGAGCAATCTGAATTGCGAGCTGCCAAACACaatcttaatttattttctttgtCGGCTTTAGCATCCACTAATACCTAAGACTAACGCTGCTAATcatatttaatacatattttcttCACCAAATAGGATATCATAAAATCAAGTATAATTATGTTAATTAATGTTAATGTCATGAAAATTTGAGAACATAAGTACTCTTTTCAAAAATGGTTAATTTAATTTTGGGCTTATCCAGAAACGCATTCAAAATGTAGGCTTATCAAATGAGCACCCCTCGAAGGCCTCCACAGGCCCACTTACAGTGACCCCTGTTTTCTCTTTTCCTACGAGATCGCCCCACCGACTTTTTACTCCTTTCTTTTTAACCTCCCTCCCTCGTtccctttcttcttctccctctgaTGCCATCCTCAGCCTCGTCGACACCGGCCGGTCGGCGCTCCTCCCCTCCCTTCTTCGCCCGCCATTACTGACCTCCACCCGCCTGTGGCGTCGCGCTCCGCTCCCTCGCCCGTCGCGGTTTCACCGTCCCCCCCGTCCGCCGCCGCTGTTCGAGCTCCGATCTCCCCGAAAATCTCTCCGATGCGACAAAGGTATGACCTTAAATCTCTGCCTTTCTTCTCCCAGTCCGATTCTTTCTATTAAGCTCTCGACGGGTTCGATTTGGTCTTTTTGGCAGTTTCGCCGTTATCTTGTTTCCGTGCGCTTCTTTGCCTTTCTAGGGTTTGTAAGGAGAAAGATTAGACGGATTGGGTTAGTTTGAGGAGTGCGTTGTCTTCTTGAATAGCTTAAGAACAACTAAACTTTGCGCCCTTGTTCCCATAGGGAAAAAAAATCCGATCTTTTTCACTACAAATCACGCATCTAGCCGAGTTACTTGAATCAAAATTCTGCATTTATTCGCTAACATCTATCAGTTTTTCGTATTTGATTTCTTTTTCTCGTATAACAATTTGGTGCAGCTAAAAGAGTTTTGATAATCTTGACAGACTTTCGAGTTGTTAGACATCTTGAATGGGTGCAATGGCTGGACCTGTTATGCCATCCCTCGGTCGTATAAGGCTCGCTGATCTCATAGCCTCGGAGGGGCTTCCTTCGGATTCTTACAAGATCTCTGTTTCGACCCTCACGCAATCCCTTGCTCAGTATTCAGCTGCAATCATTCAGTTACCTTCTGCTGATGGTGCTCTTTTGAGGTCTGGTCTTGAATCGGCTCGTCTCTTTTTCCACCACCGTCCGTACCCTCCTGCCGATATGGTTCATTCGAATGACTCCCGTGAGTGGTGCAAGACCTCTGGTTATTATGCAGATCCTCAGTTGTGGCAAGAAACATATGATTATAGGCCTGGTCTTACTCCAACGGAGCCCAATGCTGGAATGGAGATTCCTCCTGCTGGTTTGCCTGACATATTTGCAGTGCTTGGCAAAGCTGCACGAGATATCTTGGATGCTATCAGCTTTTCTCTGAATTTACGTAGCTTTTCATTTGCTGAGGTTCTTGATAATATTCCTTTAAGGTCTAGGGAAATCTCTTCATCAGTTCTTTCAGTATGCTGTCACTCGAGACCATCTTTCCAAGGAGCACAGCACCATTCTCTGACAGCACAGGAAGATGGGCAGTTGGTTATGTTCCCAGACCAAGAGAATCAGGTTGATAAGAGTTTGATTACTCTCGTCAAGTCAGATAGGGCAGGGTTGCATATAAAGGATTTCCAAGGGCGTTGGGTACTGGTGGATGCAGATCTTGGCCCCCAAGATGCGATCATCTACCCTGGACTGGCACTTTACCAGGCGACTGCTGGTTATGTTACTCCAGCCCAGCCCAGGACAGATACAGGCATTTTGCAGGGTAACATGTATGGTCGATGTTCTTTGGCATTTAAGCTCATGCCAAGATCCATGGCGAGTCTGAGCTGTTCAGAGATGAGAGCTGCTGGCCATGGTGTTGAAGCTCAGTTCCAGATTCCCATACCAGTGGATGATTTTATGCAGAGGTCACACTCTACTGATCAACTCTTCACTAAGCACAACTTCCCTAGTTATACGCTTCAAGCAGCCCAAGATGGTAGGTCAGCCTTCTAGTATTGCTACTTGTTACTCCTTACTGCTACTATCATTTGGCTCCTCAACGAATGCACACAGCCTGCTAACATAATAATTCAATTCGAATTAACGGACCTATATAGGTT
Protein-coding regions in this window:
- the LOC105056241 gene encoding uncharacterized protein isoform X1, which translates into the protein MGAMAGPVMPSLGRIRLADLIASEGLPSDSYKISVSTLTQSLAQYSAAIIQLPSADGALLRSGLESARLFFHHRPYPPADMVHSNDSREWCKTSGYYADPQLWQETYDYRPGLTPTEPNAGMEIPPAGLPDIFAVLGKAARDILDAISFSLNLRSFSFAEVLDNIPLRSREISSSVLSVCCHSRPSFQGAQHHSLTAQEDGQLVMFPDQENQVDKSLITLVKSDRAGLHIKDFQGRWVLVDADLGPQDAIIYPGLALYQATAGYVTPAQPRTDTGILQGNMYGRCSLAFKLMPRSMASLSCSEMRAAGHGVEAQFQIPIPVDDFMQRSHSTDQLFTKHNFPSYTLQAAQDGAGPAYKEAGWVYSSLKPLMKRRKNNARCKPLPPSKRLRLEAQRVLKERVQEIADKKGIKLRFCNLKECEGHIQSLDSPCGSIRMEIGWPPGVPFVHPHDLPNKAKLGFLETYEPGWTASQQDMELSLIEPGQESISIAFDIWPSSVSL
- the LOC105056241 gene encoding uncharacterized protein isoform X2; amino-acid sequence: MGAMAGPVMPSLGRIRLADLIASEGLPSDSYKISVSTLTQSLAQYSAAIIQLPSADGALLRSGLESARLFFHHRPYPPADMVHSNDSREWCKTSGYYADPQLWQETYDYRPGLTPTEPNAGMEIPPAGLPDIFAVLGKAARDILDAISFSLNLRSFSFAEVLDNIPLRSREISSSVLSVCCHSRPSFQGAQHHSLTAQEDGQLVMFPDQENQVDKSLITLVKSDRAGLHIKDFQGRWVLVDADLGPQDAIIYPGLALYQATAGYVTPAQPRTDTGILQGNMYGRCSLAFKLMPRSMASLSCSEMRAAGHGVEAQFQIPIPVDDFMQRSHSTDQLFTKHNFPSYTLQAAQDGAGPAYKEAGWVYSSLKPLMKRRKNNARCKPLPPSKRLRLEAQRVLKERVQEIADKKGIKLRFCNLKECEGHIQSLDSPCGSIRMEIGWPPGVPFVHPHDLPNKAKLGFLETYEPGWTASQQDMELSLIEPGQASQQLVN
- the LOC105056241 gene encoding uncharacterized protein isoform X3; its protein translation is MGAMAGPVMPSLGRIRLADLIASEGLPSDSYKISVSTLTQSLAQYSAAIIQLPSADGALLRSGLESARLFFHHRPYPPADMVHSNDSREWCKTSGYYADPQLWQETYDYRPGLTPTEPNAGMEIPPAGLPDIFAVLGKAARDILDAISFSLNLRSFSFAEVLDNIPLRSREISSSVLSVCCHSRPSFQGAQHHSLTAQEDGQLVMFPDQENQVDKSLITLVKSDRAGLHIKDFQGRWVLVDADLGPQDAIIYPGLALYQATAGYVTPAQPRTDTGILQGNMYGRCSLAFKLMPRSMASLSCSEMRAAGHGVEAQFQIPIPVDDFMQRSHSTDQLFTKHNFPSYTLQAAQDASLKPLMKRRKNNARCKPLPPSKRLRLEAQRVLKERVQEIADKKGIKLRFCNLKECEGHIQSLDSPCGSIRMEIGWPPGVPFVHPHDLPNKAKLGFLETYEPGWTASQQDMELSLIEPGQESISIAFDIWPSSVSL
- the LOC105056241 gene encoding uncharacterized protein isoform X4; this encodes MGAMAGPVMPSLGRIRLADLIASEGLPSDSYKISVSTLTQSLAQYSAAIIQLPSADGALLRSGLESARLFFHHRPYPPADMVHSNDSREWCKTSGYYADPQLWQETYDYRPGLTPTEPNAGMEIPPAGLPDIFAVLGKAARDILDAISFSLNLRSFSFAEVLDNIPLRSREISSSVLSVCCHSRPSFQGAQHHSLTAQEDGQLVMFPDQENQVDKSLITLVKSDRAGLHIKDFQGRWVLVDADLGPQDAIIYPGLALYQATAGYVTPAQPRTDTGILQGNMYGRCSLAFKLMPRSMASLSCSEMRAAGHGVEAQFQIPIPVDDFMQRSHSTDQLFTKHNFPSYTLQAAQDGAGPAYKEAGWVYSSLKPLMKRRKNNARCKPLPPSKRLRLEAQRVLKERVQEIADKKGIKLRFCNLKECEGHIQSLDSPCGSIRMEIGWPPGVPFVHPHDLPNKAKLGFLETYEPGWTASQQDMESQSP